A stretch of Carnobacterium iners DNA encodes these proteins:
- a CDS encoding LacI family DNA-binding transcriptional regulator — protein MATIKDIAEKANVSSATVSRVLNYDETLSVGDDTKKRIFEAAEALEYTKYQKKKGKKTGKIAIVQWYTEKEELDDLYYLSIRLGVEKRAEEEGYGIERYFQDSLFEPKQDIEGIVAIGKFSNTQIKQLVLWTKNICFIDFDLLGQKLDSVVVDFEQAVYSVMDYLTGKNHQQIGFIGGQEHYAKETQTPPDKRSILVESYLRQKELYHGKFFFIGKFNVTSGYQLMKEAIHELGEDLPTAFFVANDALAIGALRALQEAGISVPEKVEVIGFNDISVAKYVYPTLSTVKVYTELMGEVGFDLLMDRIDSERQVAKKITLSTDLILRGSTS, from the coding sequence ATGGCCACGATTAAAGACATTGCTGAAAAAGCGAATGTTTCAAGTGCCACTGTATCTCGCGTATTGAATTACGATGAGACATTATCTGTAGGCGATGACACTAAAAAAAGAATTTTTGAAGCAGCAGAAGCATTAGAGTATACTAAATACCAAAAGAAAAAAGGCAAGAAAACAGGTAAAATTGCGATTGTTCAATGGTATACAGAAAAAGAAGAACTAGATGACTTGTATTACTTATCGATTCGTTTGGGTGTAGAAAAGCGCGCCGAAGAAGAGGGCTATGGAATTGAACGTTATTTTCAAGATAGCCTTTTTGAACCGAAACAAGATATTGAAGGCATTGTTGCTATTGGGAAATTTAGCAATACTCAAATAAAGCAACTTGTATTATGGACTAAAAATATTTGTTTTATTGATTTCGATTTATTGGGTCAAAAACTGGACTCAGTAGTCGTTGATTTTGAGCAAGCAGTCTATTCTGTTATGGATTATTTGACTGGAAAAAATCATCAACAAATTGGTTTTATTGGCGGACAAGAACATTATGCAAAAGAGACACAGACCCCTCCGGATAAACGGTCTATCTTAGTTGAATCGTATTTACGCCAAAAAGAATTGTATCATGGGAAATTCTTTTTCATAGGAAAATTCAATGTAACATCGGGTTATCAACTCATGAAAGAAGCCATTCATGAATTAGGAGAAGATTTGCCAACGGCTTTCTTTGTTGCAAACGATGCTTTAGCGATTGGTGCACTTCGCGCGTTGCAAGAAGCTGGAATTTCAGTGCCGGAAAAAGTTGAAGTTATTGGTTTTAATGATATTAGTGTAGCTAAATACGTTTACCCAACGTTAAGTACGGTTAAGGTTTATACCGAGTTAATGGGAGAAGTAGGTTTTGACTTGTTGATGGATCGAATAGATTCTGAGCGACAAGTAGCTAAAAAAATTACCTTATCAACGGATTTAATTTTACGAGGAAGTACTTCTTAA
- a CDS encoding CsbD family protein codes for MTDKDNGMKDKLKGTKDKAVGSAKDAYGDATNDLSKQAEGKAQKAKGEVEKKVGEVKEDHNNRN; via the coding sequence ATGACGGACAAAGATAATGGAATGAAAGATAAATTAAAAGGTACGAAAGACAAGGCCGTTGGTTCAGCTAAAGACGCCTATGGTGATGCAACAAATGATTTATCTAAACAAGCAGAAGGCAAAGCGCAAAAAGCTAAAGGCGAAGTCGAGAAAAAAGTCGGAGAAGTTAAAGAAGACCATAACAATCGCAACTAA
- a CDS encoding RluA family pseudouridine synthase codes for MVKRNPKPTNKKRIEKKSFQYKDTTKATEYTVKEPIEMLDFLIEEKVKNSRNSIKSVLTRGQVWVDGKNIKQHNYPLSPGQKVSIVSNKEAIKEKALVGVSILFEDKDIIVINKEAGMLSMASKNEHDLTAYRQVTTYVKEDNKKNRVFVVHRLDRDTSGVMLFAKSEEVKLALQENWSDSVKERIYTALVEGVITKDEGTIDSWLTENKSMHVFSSPFDNGGKRAITHYKKIKSNDAFTLLEIQLETGRKNQIRVHMEEIGHPVVGDKKYGSTISPLKRLGLHATTLALIHPTTGELVSFKAKVPKVFSVHSK; via the coding sequence GTGGTAAAAAGAAATCCTAAACCAACTAATAAAAAAAGAATAGAGAAAAAATCATTCCAATACAAGGACACAACAAAAGCGACTGAGTATACCGTTAAAGAACCAATAGAGATGTTAGATTTTTTAATAGAAGAAAAAGTTAAAAATAGTCGCAATTCTATAAAATCAGTTTTAACAAGAGGTCAAGTGTGGGTTGATGGGAAAAATATTAAACAGCATAATTACCCTTTATCTCCAGGACAAAAAGTATCCATTGTTTCTAATAAAGAAGCGATTAAAGAAAAAGCTTTAGTTGGGGTGAGTATTCTTTTTGAAGACAAAGATATTATTGTTATCAATAAAGAAGCGGGTATGCTTTCTATGGCTTCTAAAAATGAACATGATTTAACAGCTTATCGTCAAGTAACCACGTATGTTAAAGAAGACAACAAGAAAAATCGAGTTTTTGTAGTTCATCGTTTAGATAGAGATACTTCAGGCGTGATGCTTTTTGCAAAAAGTGAAGAAGTAAAATTAGCCTTACAAGAAAACTGGTCAGACAGTGTTAAGGAGAGAATCTATACAGCATTAGTCGAAGGAGTTATAACAAAAGACGAAGGAACAATTGATTCTTGGTTGACTGAAAATAAATCTATGCATGTTTTCTCTAGCCCGTTTGACAATGGTGGAAAGCGAGCTATCACGCATTACAAGAAGATTAAATCGAATGATGCCTTTACGTTATTAGAAATTCAACTTGAAACAGGCCGGAAAAATCAAATTCGAGTACACATGGAAGAAATTGGCCATCCAGTTGTAGGCGATAAAAAGTATGGTTCTACTATTAGTCCATTAAAACGTCTTGGATTACATGCAACAACATTAGCGCTCATTCATCCTACAACCGGTGAGTTGGTCAGTTTTAAAGCTAAAGTACCAAAAGTATTTTCAGTTCATTCAAAATAA